A genomic stretch from Hemicordylus capensis ecotype Gifberg chromosome 1, rHemCap1.1.pri, whole genome shotgun sequence includes:
- the POLR2L gene encoding DNA-directed RNA polymerases I, II, and III subunit RPABC5 — MIIPVRCFTCGKIVGNKWEAYLGLLQAEYTEGDALDALGLKRYCCRRMLLAHVDLIEKLLNYAPLEK, encoded by the exons ATGATAATACCTGTGAGATGCTTCACTTGTGGCAAAATAGTTGGAAACAAATGGGAGGCATATCTTGGCCTTTTACAAGCAGAATACACAGAAGG TGATGCCTTAGATGCTCTGGGTCTGAAGAGATACTGCTGTCGAAGAATGCTGCTTGCCCACGTGGATCTGATTGAGAAGCTCCTGAATTATGCCCCTCTGGAAAAATAA